The Pseudomonas sp. R4-35-07 nucleotide sequence GGTAATCGTCCACCGCCTCTTGGAAGGCCGCGTCCAACTCTGCGACGGTTTTGCCTTCGTAGCTCACCAGGGCCTTGATGAACAGGATTTTGCCGAACAGGCAGTTGTCCTCGAGGCTGGCTTCGATGGAGCCGATGTAGCCTTTGTGTTTCAGCTGGTTGTTCACTGAATCAGTTCTCCTGATTTCAATTGTTCGATGATTTGGCGCCGAATGTAGTGTTTCAGTTCGTTGCCGGGGTAAGGCTTGTGCAAGGTGATCATTGCATTGGGGTCGCCAATGTCGAATTTGACCCGGCTTCCAGCCTCTTCAATCTGGGTGTAACCCAGTCGACTTAACAGGGTTACGAGTTCAGACCAGGTGAATGCCATGTGCTCATTGAGCAGTTTGGCGAGCAGCTTTTCATTTTTGGACACGGCGTTCCCTGCGTGTAACTAAATTTAGTTGCAAAAAGTGGTGTACGTCAATGCTAGCTCGGTCTGATGCGTCTTTCCCAAGATTGATGTAACCCGTGATGACACCTCGCTTGCAGGCCCCCATTGCTCGCTAATTTTTCCCTCTGCGGTTCGTTTTATAGGGACGACGTGCCTTTGTGCTTCCTGCCTATTGCTCCGGACTCCAACAAATGAATGCTGAAGACTCCTTGAAACTTGCTCGCCGGTTTATCGGGTTGCCCCTGGAAAAACGCCAAGTGTTCCTGCAGGCCTTGCAGAAAGAAGGCGTGGATTTTTCCCGGTTTCCGATTCCGGCGGGGGTTGAGGCCGAGGATCGCCAGGCGCTGTCCTACGCGCAGCAACGCATGTGGTTTCTCTGGCAGTTGGATCCGGCCAGCGGCGCCTACAACCTGCCCGGCGCCGTACGCTTGAAAGGCGCGCTCAGCCTCGACGCCCTGGAACAAGCGTTCGCCAGCCTGGTGGCGCGTCACGAAACCTTGCGCACGGTGTTTCAGCGTCAAGCGGATGAGCGTCTGGCGCAGGTTTCAATCGAGCCGTCGTTGGCCATCGAGCACCTGGACTTGAGCACCCTGGCGCCCGTTGACCGTGAGCAGGCGGTCAACGCGGCAGCGACGCGTCAGTCGCTACTGCCATTCGACCTCGAGCATGGCCCGCTGCTGCGCGTGCAGCTGCTCAGGCTCGACGAACACGAGCACGTGCTGCTGCTGACCTTGCACCACATCGTCTCCGACGGTTGGTCGATGAATGTGTTGATCGACGAGTTCATCCGTTGCTATGACGCCCACGAGCGCAACGAGGCGCCACAATTGCCGGCGCTGGCGATCCAGTACAGTGACTACGCCCTGTGGCAGCGCCGCTGGCTGGAGGCCGGCGAACAGGCGCGCCAGTTGGCGTATTGGCAGGCGCGCCTGGGCGATGAACATCCGGTTCTGGAGCTGCCGACCGACCGTCCACGCCCGGCCATGCCAAGTTACCAGGGCACTCGCCATGCCTTCGAGATCGACCCGGCGCTGGCCACGCAACTGCGCGTGTGCGCGCAAAAGCACAACGTCACCTTGTTCATGCTGCTGCTCGGTGCCTTCAACGTGTTGCTGCATCGTTATACGGGGCAGGACGACATTCGTGTCGGCGTGCCCATCGCCAACCGCAACCGCACTGAAGTCGAAGGCTTGATCGGCTTCTTCGTCAACACCCAGGTACTGCGCACCGAGCTGACCGGCCAAACCCGCATTACCGAACTGCTGCAAGGCATCAAGGAGCACGCCCTGGGCGCCCAGGCCCATCAGGAATTGCCGTTCGAACGCTTGGTCGACGCCTTGAGCGTCGAGCGTAGCCTCAGCCATACGCCGCTGTTCCAGGTGATGTACAACCATCAACCGGTGGTGGCGGATATCGCTTCTGTCAGCACCGCCTCCGGCCTGGAACTGGCCCTGGTGGAATGGCAAGGCCGCACCACCCAGTTCGACCTCACCCTCGACACCTATGAAAAATCCGGCACCTTGCATGCCGCGCTGACCTACGCCAACGACCTGTTCGACGCGACCTCCATCCAGCGCATGGCGCGCCATTGGACCCGCCTGTTGCAGGCGATGGTGGCGGACGCTGAACAGCGCATCGGTGAGCTGCCGATGCTGGACGCCGACGAGCTACAACTGCTGGTCAAGACCCGGAACCACACGGCCACGCCGTACCCCACCGAACGCGCGATCCATCACTTGATTGAAGACCAGGCGCAACGCACGCCTGATGCGCCAGCGCTGGTGTTCGGTGAGCTGACCCTGACGTATGCCCAGCTTGACGCGCGCGCCAACCGGTTGGCCCATGCATTGCGCGCACAAGGCATCGGCCCGGACGTGCTGGTGGGCATCTGTGTCGAGCGTTCCATTGAAATGGTCGTGGGCCTGCTGGCAATTCTCAAGGCGGGCGGCGCCTACGTCCCGCTGGACCCGGAATACCCCGAGGAGCGCCTGGCGTACATGATCGACGACAGCGGCATCAGGCTGCTGCTCAGCCAGCAAAGCCTGCTGGCACGGCTGCCGACCGCAGGCCTCCAGGTGATTGCCCTGGATCAGCCAGCGAACTGGCTCGATGGCTACAGCACCGCAGCCCCGAACGTCAGCCTGCATGGGCTGAACCTGGCCTACGTGATCTACACCTCGGGTTCCACCGGGAAACCCAAGGGCGCCGGTAACAGCCACCGCGCACTGGTCAACCGCCTGTGCTGGATGCAGCAGGCCTATGCGCTCGATGGCGGTGACGCGGTGCTGCAGAAAACCCCGTTCAGCTTCGACGTTTCCGTGTGGGAGTTTTTCTGGCCGCTGATGACGGGCGCGCGCCTGGTGGTTGCCGCGCCGGGCGAACACCGTGAACCGGCCCGCCTGATCGAGACCATCGGCCGGCACGCCATCACCACCGTGCACTTTGTGCCGTCAATGTTGCAGGCGTTTATCCATGAGCCCGGCGTGGAGGCCTGCGCCAGCCTCACGCGCATTGTCTGCAGTGGCGAAGCCTTGCCGTTGGACGCGCAACGCCAAGTGTTCGCCAAGCTGGCGAATACGGCCTTGTACAACCTTTACGGCCCGACCGAAGCAGCAATCGACGTCACCCACTGGACCTGCATCGACGAAGGCGCCGACAGCGTGCCCATCGGCCGGCCGATCGCCAACCTCGGCACCTACGTGCTGGATGCCCAGCTCAATCCGGTTGCGGCTGGCGTCTCGGGCGAGCTGTACCTCGGCGGCACCGGCCTGGCGCGCAGTTACCATCGCCGCCCGGCGCTGACGGCCGAGCGCTTTGTGCCAAGCCCGTTCGTGGCCGGCGAGCGCCTGTATCGTACCGGTGACCGTGTGCGCCAGCGCGGCGACGGGGTGATCGAATACCTTGGCCGCCTCGACCATCAGGTCAAGCTGCGCGGCTTGCGCATCGAACTGGGTGAGATCGAAACGCGCCTGATGCAGCACCCAACGGTGCGCGAAGCGGTGGTAGTGGTACACGGCGGCAAGCAGTTG carries:
- a CDS encoding type II toxin-antitoxin system HicA family toxin gives rise to the protein MSKNEKLLAKLLNEHMAFTWSELVTLLSRLGYTQIEEAGSRVKFDIGDPNAMITLHKPYPGNELKHYIRRQIIEQLKSGELIQ